In Paenibacillus sp. BIC5C1, a genomic segment contains:
- a CDS encoding pyroglutamyl-peptidase I: MVKILISGFEPFGGDAVNPTGELMEAFAQEVMEGAELKTVLLPVHFDECADLLIAEMESWRPDVVIACGLAKGRTAITVERIAVNVKDTPPNSYADNQGQQPVDELIVEGSPDGLFSTLPIRAMVNNLGAAGIPAAVSNTAGTYICNNTMYRVLDHIRLKQLPIRAGFVHFPASTEMAVFQPSVPSLPIPMMLDALRVMIRTVIAE; encoded by the coding sequence ATGGTGAAAATTCTGATCTCTGGATTTGAACCTTTTGGCGGGGATGCGGTGAATCCAACGGGAGAGCTGATGGAGGCATTTGCGCAGGAAGTGATGGAGGGAGCGGAGCTGAAAACAGTGCTGCTGCCTGTGCACTTCGATGAATGTGCGGATCTGCTGATCGCAGAGATGGAATCCTGGCGACCTGATGTTGTCATCGCCTGTGGTCTGGCCAAAGGCAGGACAGCCATTACAGTTGAACGGATTGCTGTTAATGTCAAAGATACTCCTCCTAACTCCTATGCGGACAACCAGGGCCAGCAACCTGTGGACGAGCTCATCGTGGAGGGCAGCCCAGACGGTCTGTTCTCCACATTGCCAATTCGTGCGATGGTAAATAACCTGGGGGCAGCAGGCATCCCGGCTGCGGTGTCCAATACGGCAGGCACGTATATTTGTAACAATACGATGTATCGGGTGCTGGATCATATCCGATTGAAGCAGCTTCCGATTCGTGCCGGATTTGTACATTTCCCAGCTTCAACGGAGATGGCTGTGTTTCAACCTTCCGTGCCGTCACTGCCCATTCCCATGATGCTGGATGCTCTGCGGGTTATGATTCGCACGGTAATAGCGGAGTAA
- a CDS encoding GntR family transcriptional regulator: MFELDVRSRKAIYEQLVDKIKEMIVYGVLQPDEQLPSVRTLSGQLTVNPNTIQKAYRELEREGYIYSLQGKGSFVSSSVEHPNAAMRDEIRAALVKLIAEASYSGLSKADMTLLFEEAMARIEKGEPHD; the protein is encoded by the coding sequence ATGTTCGAATTGGATGTACGCAGCCGTAAGGCGATCTATGAGCAACTAGTGGACAAAATCAAAGAAATGATCGTGTACGGTGTTCTCCAACCCGATGAGCAGCTGCCTTCCGTTCGCACACTATCCGGGCAGCTCACGGTTAATCCGAATACGATTCAGAAGGCGTACCGGGAACTTGAACGTGAAGGTTATATCTATTCATTGCAGGGAAAAGGGAGCTTCGTATCATCGTCCGTGGAACATCCGAATGCAGCCATGAGAGATGAAATCAGAGCCGCTCTGGTGAAGCTGATTGCGGAAGCTTCATATTCGGGTTTGAGCAAAGCCGATATGACGCTTTTATTTGAGGAAGCGATGGCCCGTATAGAGAAGGGGGAGCCGCATGATTGA
- a CDS encoding ABC transporter ATP-binding protein yields MIELNQVIKAFEQEKAVDGVTMQVHKGSIYGLLGSNGAGKTSLLKILAGIYRQDSGTVRIDGQEIYENMDLKGRTIFMADAPYFFPQSSIHQMAAFYRSVYPRWNEERFIQLGSVFKLDVKRKLHRMSKGMRRQAAVWLGLSCMPEVLLMDEPIDGLDPVMRQQIKNLLFQEAAERQVTILISSHNLREIEDLCDHVAIMHKGRIIVEKDLDDLKADTHKIQVAFRHPDHAEAMDEQVNILHEEKRGSVSLFIVKGNREVVTERFRAFDPYLLDVLPLTLEEIFIYEMEDAGYDIQPIVL; encoded by the coding sequence ATGATTGAGCTGAATCAGGTCATTAAGGCATTTGAACAGGAAAAAGCCGTTGATGGCGTCACGATGCAAGTACATAAGGGATCGATCTACGGTTTGCTCGGTTCCAACGGGGCAGGCAAAACGTCGCTGCTCAAAATACTCGCAGGCATCTATCGTCAGGATAGCGGCACGGTTCGCATTGATGGGCAAGAGATATATGAAAATATGGACCTCAAGGGACGTACCATTTTTATGGCGGATGCACCATACTTTTTCCCTCAATCGTCCATTCATCAGATGGCTGCCTTCTATCGTTCGGTATACCCGCGCTGGAATGAGGAACGCTTCATACAGCTTGGCAGTGTATTTAAACTGGACGTGAAACGTAAGCTGCATCGCATGTCCAAAGGCATGCGCCGTCAGGCAGCCGTCTGGCTTGGGCTAAGCTGTATGCCTGAAGTGCTGCTCATGGATGAGCCAATTGATGGACTTGATCCGGTCATGCGGCAGCAGATCAAAAATCTGCTGTTCCAGGAAGCAGCGGAGCGTCAGGTGACGATTTTGATCTCGTCTCACAACTTGCGTGAGATTGAAGACCTGTGCGACCATGTTGCCATCATGCACAAAGGCCGGATTATCGTAGAGAAAGATCTGGACGATCTGAAGGCTGATACCCATAAAATTCAGGTCGCTTTCCGTCATCCTGATCATGCCGAGGCAATGGACGAACAGGTGAATATTTTACATGAAGAGAAGCGCGGCAGTGTATCCCTGTTTATTGTGAAAGGTAATCGCGAGGTTGTGACGGAACGATTCCGTGCATTTGATCCCTATCTGCTGGATGTGCTGCCGCTGACGCTGGAAGAAATATTTATCTATGAAATGGAGGATGCAGGATATGATATTCAACCGATTGTTCTGTAA
- a CDS encoding Gfo/Idh/MocA family oxidoreductase → MTKVVGRDKVNWGIMGTGWIASQFARDLEHAGNAVKAAVGSRTAESAEKFAAEYGFARAYGSYDELLQDPEVDIIYVATPHPLHKENVLACLEAGKAVLCEKPFTMNARQLEQLVEKARERKLFLMEGMWTRFLPPITQARAWIAEGRIGEVRLVKADFGFRVGWEPEGRLLNPDLGGGALLDAGVYPISFASMIFGEQPQHVWSTANIGQTGVDEQFSVLLSYSEGRSASLNGAIRLNLSNEAVIYGTEGYIRLPLFLAGKEAYLHVNGQDEPEKFTDDRTCIGYAFEAEEAGRCILEGRTESRTIQLDESLEIMKLMDTIRGQWGLRYKSE, encoded by the coding sequence ATGACGAAAGTTGTTGGACGGGACAAAGTGAATTGGGGCATTATGGGCACGGGATGGATTGCATCCCAATTCGCGCGAGATCTGGAGCATGCCGGGAATGCTGTAAAAGCGGCGGTGGGTTCACGAACAGCCGAAAGTGCAGAGAAGTTTGCAGCTGAATATGGTTTTGCACGCGCTTACGGTTCATATGATGAGCTGCTGCAGGACCCTGAAGTGGATATTATTTATGTGGCTACACCGCATCCGTTACATAAGGAAAATGTGCTTGCTTGTCTGGAGGCGGGCAAAGCAGTTCTCTGTGAGAAACCCTTTACGATGAATGCCCGTCAGCTGGAGCAATTGGTGGAGAAGGCGCGTGAGCGCAAACTGTTCCTTATGGAAGGCATGTGGACACGCTTTCTGCCACCGATTACCCAAGCGAGAGCATGGATTGCGGAAGGGCGAATCGGCGAGGTACGTCTGGTCAAAGCAGACTTTGGTTTCCGCGTAGGCTGGGAGCCGGAAGGCAGGTTACTTAACCCGGATCTGGGTGGAGGTGCTTTGCTTGATGCAGGGGTATATCCGATCTCCTTCGCGTCCATGATTTTTGGTGAGCAGCCTCAGCATGTGTGGAGTACGGCGAACATTGGACAGACGGGTGTGGATGAACAGTTCTCCGTACTGTTGTCTTATTCCGAAGGCCGTTCTGCCTCGCTGAATGGGGCCATTCGGCTTAACCTGAGTAACGAAGCGGTCATATATGGCACAGAAGGGTACATTCGTTTACCACTTTTCCTGGCAGGCAAAGAAGCCTATCTGCATGTGAACGGCCAGGACGAACCGGAGAAATTCACCGATGACCGGACGTGTATTGGATATGCATTTGAAGCCGAGGAAGCAGGGCGCTGCATTCTGGAAGGACGTACCGAGAGCAGAACGATCCAACTGGACGAATCCCTGGAAATCATGAAGTTGATGGACACCATTCGTGGACAGTGGGGCCTGCGTTACAAATCCGAGTAA
- a CDS encoding ABC transporter ATP-binding protein, with amino-acid sequence MSTLITIDKLVKRIGLTEQRILFEHVNAVVDQGERIAILGASGQGKSTLLRILALLDIPDEGDLIWKGISYRDSDPRIWRMRMTYVAQQAVMLAGSVEDNLKTVHLLHRQPYDQDLARRLLAGMGLENLDIHKRAIDLSGGEKQRIALIRSMMLRPEVLLLDEVTASLDRTNARMVEEQLTRWSQQEGTSLVWVTHDQEQARSFSTTTWFMGNQTLLERQSTAHFFDNPATDLAKQFIMRPAPAAE; translated from the coding sequence TTGTCCACACTTATAACCATTGATAAGCTAGTAAAACGTATCGGTTTAACCGAGCAGCGTATTTTATTTGAACATGTGAACGCAGTAGTGGATCAGGGAGAACGTATTGCCATACTTGGTGCATCCGGCCAAGGGAAGAGCACCTTGCTCCGCATTCTCGCCCTTCTGGATATTCCTGATGAAGGAGACCTGATCTGGAAAGGAATTTCTTATCGGGATTCGGACCCTCGTATCTGGCGCATGCGAATGACATATGTCGCACAGCAGGCTGTCATGCTGGCAGGCAGTGTGGAAGATAACCTGAAAACGGTGCACCTGCTTCACAGGCAGCCATACGATCAGGATCTCGCCCGCCGCCTGCTTGCAGGCATGGGATTGGAGAATCTTGATATTCATAAGCGGGCCATCGACCTCTCTGGAGGGGAGAAACAGCGTATAGCCCTGATTCGTTCCATGATGCTGCGTCCTGAGGTCCTGCTGCTGGATGAAGTGACTGCTTCCCTGGATCGGACCAACGCCCGAATGGTAGAAGAACAATTGACACGCTGGAGTCAGCAGGAAGGTACTTCACTCGTCTGGGTTACCCATGATCAGGAACAGGCACGATCATTCAGTACAACCACCTGGTTTATGGGCAATCAGACACTATTGGAGCGCCAGTCTACAGCTCATTTTTTTGACAATCCGGCCACTGACCTGGCCAAACAATTCATTATGCGCCCTGCCCCTGCGGCAGAATAA
- a CDS encoding futalosine hydrolase, whose protein sequence is MNEQKQNDSIDRNRPETATLSSSFETNSTSTASTQRVLIVTAVDAEKEAVLRGLGDQAAHFDVIAAGVGPASAAAGTAAALAFASAAAGANALAQGSAAPSQTDAAQASAASSRPGPLAGTGLTPAYTLVVSAGIGGGFPGRADVGSLVVADAMVAADLGSQTPDGFLSVDELGFGSSRVAADAVLAARLRHELQRAGLAVSGGTAVTVSTATGTAETAAELLRRVPDAAAEGMEGFGVATAAQQFGVPALELRAISNAVGPRDRDAWCIKDALDALQAASSILREVLTS, encoded by the coding sequence ATGAATGAACAGAAACAGAATGATTCTATAGATCGTAATCGCCCAGAAACTGCAACCTTGTCAAGTAGCTTTGAAACAAACTCGACATCCACAGCTTCGACACAACGTGTATTAATCGTAACCGCCGTTGATGCGGAAAAAGAGGCTGTACTGCGCGGCCTGGGTGACCAAGCTGCGCACTTTGATGTGATTGCTGCTGGTGTAGGCCCTGCCTCGGCCGCTGCAGGAACCGCTGCCGCGCTGGCCTTTGCCTCAGCAGCGGCTGGCGCAAATGCGCTGGCGCAGGGCTCCGCTGCGCCAAGCCAAACTGATGCGGCACAGGCATCTGCCGCATCTTCAAGGCCGGGGCCCCTTGCCGGGACCGGACTGACCCCAGCGTACACGCTGGTGGTCAGTGCCGGCATCGGCGGCGGGTTCCCCGGCCGGGCGGACGTCGGCTCCCTCGTGGTGGCCGACGCCATGGTTGCCGCCGATCTGGGCTCGCAGACGCCAGACGGCTTCCTCAGCGTGGACGAGCTCGGCTTCGGCTCGTCCCGTGTGGCGGCGGACGCGGTGCTTGCCGCGCGCCTGCGCCATGAGCTGCAGCGGGCAGGGCTCGCTGTCAGCGGAGGCACGGCGGTCACCGTATCCACGGCGACCGGAACTGCCGAGACGGCCGCGGAGCTGCTGCGCCGCGTGCCGGATGCCGCCGCCGAAGGCATGGAAGGCTTCGGCGTGGCAACTGCTGCCCAGCAGTTCGGCGTGCCTGCACTCGAACTGCGGGCTATATCCAACGCGGTCGGTCCACGCGACCGCGACGCCTGGTGCATCAAGGATGCCCTGGATGCGCTCCAGGCTGCAAGTTCCATTTTACGGGAGGTACTTACATCATGA
- the nikR gene encoding nickel-responsive transcriptional regulator NikR has translation MADKEDLTRFGVAFPTPLIEQFDSYIEEQGYKNRSEAFRDLVRKTLLEPSALHSEQDVAGTIVMVYDHHISDLPIRLMELQHEAHHDIISNMHVHLNHDQCLEVIAVRGNLGRLRHLHQQIQVQKGVLYAELSVTYVDELNKMASHHHPHHSPDSSMD, from the coding sequence ATGGCAGACAAAGAAGATTTGACCCGGTTTGGTGTGGCATTTCCCACGCCTCTGATCGAACAGTTTGACAGCTACATCGAAGAGCAGGGATACAAAAATCGTTCGGAAGCTTTCCGTGACTTGGTCCGTAAAACATTGCTGGAGCCCTCTGCATTGCATTCCGAGCAGGATGTAGCTGGAACCATTGTGATGGTATATGACCACCATATCAGTGATCTTCCCATTCGATTAATGGAGCTGCAGCACGAGGCACACCATGACATCATCTCCAATATGCATGTGCACCTGAACCATGATCAGTGTCTGGAGGTCATTGCGGTACGGGGCAACCTAGGACGATTGCGTCATCTGCATCAGCAGATCCAGGTTCAAAAAGGAGTACTGTATGCAGAGTTGTCCGTAACGTATGTGGACGAGCTCAACAAAATGGCAAGCCACCACCATCCTCACCATTCTCCTGATTCTTCAATGGATTAA
- a CDS encoding ABC transporter permease translates to MSLIALSFTIIFVMVTMLISVWQKLDLEKDIAIGTVRSAVQLLLVGYVLQFIFNSDHPALIIAIVGFMITVASINAGKRGKGLRWIAFYIAAAITVTELLMMGLLLGLGIVAPTPQYIIPLSGMTIGNAMVVSGLFLNQMKREVESSKGEIESLLALGATPRRAFQDVLKRSVKSSMIPTIDGMKTVGLVQLPGMMTGMIIAGADPVEAVRYQILIVFAFTSSAAITSILLSMMTYRQWFTSDMRLRSL, encoded by the coding sequence ATGTCACTCATCGCTCTGAGTTTTACCATTATATTTGTGATGGTCACCATGCTCATCTCTGTCTGGCAGAAGCTTGATCTGGAAAAGGATATTGCTATAGGTACCGTTCGTTCCGCTGTACAGCTGCTGCTTGTCGGCTATGTACTTCAATTTATTTTTAACTCGGACCACCCGGCACTCATCATTGCCATTGTCGGATTCATGATTACCGTAGCCTCCATTAATGCTGGCAAACGCGGAAAAGGACTTCGCTGGATTGCCTTTTATATTGCGGCTGCAATTACAGTCACGGAGCTGCTTATGATGGGGCTGTTGTTAGGACTGGGTATTGTAGCCCCTACTCCCCAATACATTATTCCATTGAGCGGGATGACCATCGGTAATGCCATGGTAGTATCCGGGCTGTTCCTGAATCAGATGAAACGCGAGGTCGAATCCTCCAAAGGAGAAATTGAATCGCTGCTTGCACTGGGTGCAACGCCCAGACGTGCTTTTCAGGATGTTTTGAAACGTTCCGTAAAATCCAGCATGATCCCCACGATCGATGGCATGAAAACAGTAGGACTCGTTCAGCTTCCTGGCATGATGACAGGCATGATTATTGCGGGTGCCGATCCGGTTGAGGCCGTTCGTTACCAGATTCTGATCGTATTTGCTTTTACCAGCTCAGCCGCTATTACCAGCATCCTGCTCAGCATGATGACGTACCGACAGTGGTTCACATCGGATATGCGGCTTCGCTCGCTATAA
- a CDS encoding iron ABC transporter permease, whose protein sequence is MFLAAISALLLSMFVAISLGAKGLTLETVWTAIFQYNPALTPHQIIHELRLPRVIAAAVIGAAFAVAGALMQGITRNPLADTGILGINAGATFVVALSFAFWPGLPYGWIMFLSFAGAVLGTLLIFLLGMAAPGGLTSIRLTVAGAVIAAMLSSLSTGVAIYFDLSQDLAFWYAGGFGGIEWRHLKLILPILLVTLVLTLPMARRISLMSLGEEVAINLGINLRWTRLFALTAVVVLAGVSVSAVGSIGFVGLVIPHISRKLVGVDYRLIIPMSSLLGAVLLVLADLGSRIVNPPQELAVGIMVAFVGVPFFLYLARKERRAL, encoded by the coding sequence ATGTTTTTGGCGGCCATTTCCGCACTGCTGCTTAGTATGTTTGTCGCCATTTCTCTTGGTGCCAAGGGGCTGACACTGGAGACCGTATGGACTGCCATATTCCAGTACAATCCGGCTTTGACGCCGCATCAGATTATTCACGAGCTACGGCTGCCACGTGTCATTGCTGCTGCTGTAATTGGCGCAGCCTTTGCTGTGGCCGGAGCGCTCATGCAGGGAATAACACGTAATCCGCTGGCAGACACCGGCATTCTTGGGATTAATGCAGGAGCTACCTTTGTTGTGGCGCTCAGCTTTGCCTTTTGGCCAGGGCTGCCTTATGGCTGGATTATGTTCCTGTCATTTGCAGGGGCTGTGCTTGGCACTCTGCTCATTTTCCTGCTGGGTATGGCGGCCCCTGGAGGACTGACGTCCATCAGGCTTACCGTTGCGGGTGCCGTTATTGCAGCCATGCTGAGTTCGCTCAGCACCGGTGTCGCCATATATTTTGACTTGAGCCAGGATTTGGCCTTCTGGTATGCGGGTGGTTTCGGGGGAATTGAATGGCGGCATCTGAAGCTGATTCTGCCTATTCTGCTCGTTACTCTCGTGCTCACTTTGCCTATGGCTCGTCGGATATCTCTCATGTCGCTAGGAGAAGAAGTTGCCATTAATCTCGGAATCAATCTACGCTGGACCAGGCTGTTTGCCTTGACGGCGGTTGTTGTGCTGGCTGGCGTATCCGTTTCTGCTGTAGGCTCGATCGGCTTTGTTGGACTGGTCATTCCACATATTTCTCGCAAATTGGTTGGCGTGGATTATCGACTCATCATTCCGATGTCCTCCCTGCTCGGAGCCGTCTTGCTGGTGCTCGCCGATCTGGGATCACGCATTGTGAACCCGCCGCAGGAACTGGCAGTAGGCATTATGGTCGCCTTTGTCGGTGTGCCCTTCTTCCTCTATCTGGCCCGTAAAGAAAGGAGGGCCCTATAG
- a CDS encoding AraC family transcriptional regulator: protein MLTRPSINNNRTISHTLTQPDQPKPADASISRTEMHAFLNDALLELRQAELVTVNTHWQWSQTELPHHTFVYMHKFTGKLVVNGIESLVARKSAFLCTPGTSLELYSDADHEMELYIIQFDLFRVAEKTEERRIYERELGSPVTGWIQGPYYGIQRIAAQLTTEASQTSLKVQLLLTDLLHTLWPQDDQSDAEGQDEPEHWLRSTLQYMRENYMNEIKLEKLAELAGMHPSYYSQLFKSRMQKNPIEYITHLRMNRAKELLMTSDLRIRDVARHVGYRDEFYFSRRFRNHAGYAPTSYAKQVHRNIVSLSYPYTDHLMTLGITPCAAQIQGHLPHVPKSLTLPFHAYEPWEQGRQAFLDVNPDLVLTKDNAAAKAMEHIGDVAPIITIPWNQTDMFGHLQKIASIVDRTQAAREWLDRHERKAERARKKIRETAGQVTVAICTLTAKGPRMYSNRNFGHVFYRSLQLAAPDRIQKELTGKPAGVGFNWMPFTPGEWNGLEADVLLIAVTSMHERTTLLQQITADPLWKNYPAVKAGRIHVIDWNSWVVYAPYSINIQLDEALSMLTNKPAFL from the coding sequence ATGTTAACCCGTCCGAGCATCAATAATAACCGCACTATCTCTCACACGTTGACCCAACCGGATCAGCCGAAACCAGCTGATGCATCCATCTCCCGAACGGAAATGCATGCTTTTCTGAATGATGCGCTGCTCGAACTGCGTCAGGCAGAGCTGGTTACCGTGAATACTCATTGGCAATGGAGTCAGACTGAGCTCCCTCACCATACCTTTGTCTACATGCACAAATTCACGGGCAAGCTGGTAGTGAACGGCATCGAATCCCTTGTCGCCCGCAAGTCTGCCTTCCTGTGCACTCCGGGAACATCCCTGGAGCTATACTCTGATGCGGACCATGAGATGGAATTGTATATCATTCAATTTGATCTGTTTCGGGTAGCTGAGAAAACGGAAGAACGGCGAATATATGAGCGAGAGCTTGGTTCACCTGTAACAGGATGGATTCAGGGACCTTACTATGGGATACAGCGAATTGCCGCACAATTAACAACCGAAGCTTCACAGACCAGCCTGAAAGTGCAGCTGCTTCTGACCGATCTGCTTCATACCCTCTGGCCGCAGGATGATCAGTCGGATGCGGAAGGACAGGACGAGCCAGAGCATTGGCTCAGATCAACTTTGCAGTACATGCGGGAAAACTATATGAACGAGATCAAGCTGGAGAAGTTGGCCGAACTGGCAGGTATGCACCCTTCATATTATTCACAGCTGTTCAAGAGCCGGATGCAGAAAAATCCAATCGAATATATCACTCATTTACGAATGAATCGGGCCAAGGAATTGCTCATGACTTCAGATCTGCGAATTCGTGATGTGGCCCGCCACGTAGGCTATCGGGACGAATTCTATTTCAGCCGCCGGTTCAGGAACCATGCCGGTTATGCGCCAACTTCCTATGCCAAGCAGGTACATCGAAATATCGTCTCACTCTCCTATCCATACACCGATCACCTGATGACACTTGGCATCACACCATGTGCAGCCCAAATCCAAGGCCATCTGCCCCATGTTCCCAAATCGTTGACACTGCCATTCCATGCCTATGAACCATGGGAACAGGGACGTCAGGCATTTCTGGATGTGAATCCCGATTTGGTTCTGACCAAGGATAACGCAGCGGCTAAAGCGATGGAGCATATCGGAGATGTGGCTCCAATCATCACCATCCCATGGAATCAGACAGACATGTTCGGTCACCTTCAGAAAATCGCCTCTATTGTGGATCGTACTCAAGCGGCTAGGGAGTGGCTGGATCGGCATGAGCGTAAGGCAGAGCGGGCTCGCAAAAAGATCAGGGAAACAGCGGGGCAGGTCACCGTCGCGATCTGCACCTTAACTGCAAAAGGACCGCGCATGTACAGCAATCGCAACTTCGGTCATGTATTTTACCGCAGCCTGCAGCTGGCCGCTCCTGATCGAATTCAGAAGGAACTGACAGGCAAACCTGCTGGTGTGGGATTCAACTGGATGCCTTTCACGCCTGGAGAATGGAATGGCCTCGAAGCAGATGTGCTGTTGATTGCGGTTACGTCCATGCACGAACGTACCACTCTGTTGCAGCAGATTACTGCTGATCCATTGTGGAAAAACTATCCCGCGGTTAAAGCTGGGCGCATTCATGTCATAGACTGGAATTCATGGGTGGTATACGCTCCGTATTCCATCAACATCCAGCTCGATGAAGCGCTCTCTATGTTGACGAACAAACCAGCATTTCTGTAA
- a CDS encoding 1,4-dihydroxy-6-naphthoate synthase: MKIAFSPCPNDTFIFHAWVHGLIPGAPELDVRYADIDITNGLAANPDGPDTPEVMKISYAALPYVLKDYALLPAGGALGRGCGPLVLTANGTTDPAYLSGRRVAVPSERSTAYLLFRLWAAQNVPGGVGEIVVMPFDQIMPAVRDGKIDAGLVIHEARFTYQNYDLKLMTDLGNWWESDTGLPIPLGAIIARRNLDAHALAGWARVSVEYAWAHPDESKAYVMEHAQEMDPDVTAQHIGLYVNEFSANLGDDGYGAITALLGRAMKEGLVPEFDLDLLRI; the protein is encoded by the coding sequence ATGAAAATTGCATTTTCCCCTTGTCCTAACGATACATTTATCTTTCACGCATGGGTGCATGGACTTATTCCTGGTGCACCTGAGCTTGATGTCCGTTATGCGGACATCGATATTACCAACGGCCTTGCGGCTAATCCGGATGGACCAGATACACCTGAAGTCATGAAAATATCCTATGCAGCACTGCCTTATGTGCTGAAAGATTATGCGCTCTTGCCTGCGGGCGGCGCACTTGGCAGAGGATGTGGTCCACTGGTTCTGACCGCTAACGGCACAACCGATCCGGCCTATCTCTCGGGACGCCGAGTTGCCGTGCCGAGCGAACGTTCAACAGCCTACCTGTTATTCCGTCTCTGGGCAGCACAAAATGTTCCCGGCGGTGTAGGCGAGATTGTCGTTATGCCATTCGACCAGATTATGCCTGCTGTCCGGGATGGCAAAATCGATGCCGGCTTGGTTATCCATGAAGCACGCTTCACGTACCAGAATTATGATCTCAAACTTATGACAGATCTCGGTAACTGGTGGGAAAGCGACACTGGTCTTCCAATCCCGCTGGGTGCGATCATCGCCCGTCGTAACCTGGATGCTCACGCTCTTGCAGGTTGGGCACGTGTCTCGGTGGAATACGCTTGGGCGCATCCGGATGAGTCCAAAGCATACGTCATGGAACATGCTCAAGAGATGGACCCTGATGTAACTGCGCAGCATATCGGCCTATACGTTAACGAGTTCAGTGCCAACCTGGGCGATGACGGTTACGGTGCAATTACAGCATTGCTTGGACGAGCGATGAAAGAAGGTCTTGTTCCCGAGTTCGATCTGGATTTGTTGCGGATCTAA